A stretch of Candidatus Nitrosotenuis cloacae DNA encodes these proteins:
- a CDS encoding DNA-processing protein DprA produces the protein MEEVMRSISTSDLLGRQLNDVETKYVPKILYVDGPLQIPLPCPRVSIVGSRKASSKGIETAKFISKTLTKKRVLIVSGLAEGIDTVAHETAIQSGGNTVAVLGTPLDKTYPRKNLPLQQKIMSEHLAISQFQLGHITKPKDFVIRNRTMALISDATVIVEAGDKSGSLHQGWEALRLGRPLYIWHDILDAPGLEWPEKMLKYGAIPLSDPQEVFEILPSSLKVPLVFQ, from the coding sequence ATGGAAGAGGTTATGAGAAGTATTTCCACATCCGATCTTCTTGGACGTCAATTAAACGACGTTGAAACAAAATACGTCCCAAAAATACTGTATGTCGATGGACCACTACAAATTCCGTTGCCATGCCCAAGAGTATCAATAGTCGGCTCTAGAAAGGCATCTTCAAAAGGCATTGAGACAGCCAAATTCATCTCAAAAACTCTTACCAAAAAACGGGTTTTGATTGTCAGTGGACTTGCAGAAGGCATCGATACTGTAGCTCATGAGACAGCAATTCAATCCGGAGGCAATACGGTGGCTGTTCTCGGCACCCCCCTGGATAAAACATATCCAAGGAAAAATCTTCCCCTGCAACAAAAAATAATGAGTGAACATCTAGCAATATCTCAATTTCAGTTAGGCCACATTACAAAACCAAAAGATTTTGTAATCAGAAATAGAACCATGGCATTGATATCTGACGCTACGGTCATAGTAGAAGCAGGAGACAAGAGCGGTTCACTACACCAAGGGTGGGAAGCGCTAAGGCTCGGACGCCCATTGTACATATGGCATGACATTCTTGATGCACCGGGACTAGAATGGCCAGAAAAGATGTTAAAGTATGGTGCAATACCGCTTTCTGATCCTCAGGAAGTATTTGAAATCCTACCCTCGTCTCTTAAAGTGCCATTAGTATTTCAATAA
- a CDS encoding phosphoribosyltransferase, translating to MHLSKIEFFSLLSYSTRGTSDAEQGSKTWRNAVKNDQFVQINSDSKLTSDMIADWIAKNANTPPFSDYFKPNVVLVPIPRSTLMRQGTLWVPQRLANALAARNLGKSFECLERVTPLPKASTSTPANRPKAIDHYNTMRVQTILSEPNEILLVDDVVTRGATAIGAANRLIEAFPNVRIRLFAALRAVSPPDVFKEIYDPRIGTIELKGDQTYRRP from the coding sequence ATGCATCTTTCAAAGATAGAGTTCTTTTCCCTTCTTTCGTATTCTACACGTGGTACCTCTGACGCAGAACAGGGTTCAAAGACATGGAGAAATGCTGTAAAAAACGACCAGTTTGTTCAGATCAATTCTGATTCCAAATTAACATCGGATATGATTGCGGATTGGATAGCAAAAAATGCAAACACGCCACCCTTTAGCGATTATTTCAAACCTAATGTGGTATTGGTACCAATACCACGGAGTACTCTAATGCGACAGGGAACTCTTTGGGTTCCTCAACGTCTCGCAAATGCATTAGCTGCAAGAAACTTGGGAAAAAGCTTTGAATGTTTGGAACGTGTAACTCCGTTACCTAAAGCATCCACCAGTACACCTGCAAATAGGCCAAAGGCCATTGATCACTATAACACCATGAGAGTCCAGACTATTTTGTCAGAACCAAATGAGATTCTTTTAGTTGATGACGTTGTGACCAGAGGAGCTACGGCAATTGGTGCTGCAAATCGACTAATCGAAGCATTCCCAAATGTTCGAATTCGTCTGTTTGCAGCATTACGGGCAGTAAGTCCACCGGATGTTTTCAAAGAAATCTATGATCCACGTATTGGAACAATTGAGCTCAAAGGAGATCAAACATACAGACGACCATGA